Within the Bacillus pumilus genome, the region TTGACAAATAAAAAGCCCCTTCTGCAAAGGGCAGAGAGGGGCGTTCATTTGTGCATACACGTGCACAAATTGATCCGTTATCCTTCTCAGCCTCTCTGGACTGTTTTAAAGAATCTTGATTTCTTCGTTCATTATTTCAAAAAAAGAACGGCCTGTCAATCGTTATTTCTTAATGAATCGATAAAGCCCCGCATATCAGCAGGAACTGGTGCTGTGAACTCGATATATTCGCCTGTTCTTGGATGATCAAATCCTAAAACACCTGCATGCAGCAGCTGACCATTGAAATCGACTGTCTTTCTCGGTCCATATTTCGGATCTCCTGCAAGCGGATAGCCGATATATTTCATATGAACACGAATCTGGTGTGTTCTTCCTGTTTCAAGTCGGCACTCCACCAACGTGAAATCCTCAAAGCGTTCAATCACATCAAAATGAGTGACGGCTTGTTTTGAACTTTCTTTTGTCACTGTCATGCTTTGGCGGTCTTTTTTGTCTCTGCCAATTGGGGCATCAATTGTACCTGTATCATGCTGGATAATGCCATGAACAACAGCTGTATATTTTCTTGTGACAGTCTTAGCCACAAGTTGATTGACGAGTGATTCATGCGCCATATCGTTTTTTGCGACCATTAACAGCCCAGACGTGTCTTTATCAATGCGGTGGACTATGCCAGGACGCATCACTCCATTAATCCCTGATAAATCTGTGCAATGGGCCATTAGACCATTTACTAGTGTTCCTGACACATGACCTGGCGCTGGATGAACGACCATTCCTCGTGGTTTATTCACTACGAGCACATCTGCATCTTCATAATATATATCAAGATCCATTGCTTCTGCTTCTACATCTAGTGCTTCTGGTTCTGGAATCTCGACTTTAATTTGATCTCCAGCTTGTACTTTGTAATTGGCTTTCACTTGCTTCCCATTTACTTCGATCAGCCCATCTTTTACCCACTGCTGGACCTGGGTTCTTGACCATTCTGGTTCTGTCGTGCTTAGAAATTTATCAAGCCGTTCACTTGTTTGTTCTTCTGAAACGGCAATATTTACTTGATTCATGTAGTTGACTCCTTCGTTTTCTTTCCATCTAACAGCATTTGAATGAAGAGCAGAATAACTCCTACACATAGAGAAGAATCTGCAATATTAAAGATTGGGTAGTGATAATTCCCAAAGACGAAATGAGCAAAATCTACCACTTCCTGACGGAAAACGCGGTCGATAAAGTTCCCAATCGCTCCGCCAAGCATTAAGGCAAGTGCAACTCCAAGCAGCTTGTCCTTTTGTCCATGCTTTTGCAAATAATAAACAATTCCCGCAATAACAACGAGTGTGATCACATAGAAAAACCACATTTGTCCTTGGAGAATTCCCCATGCGGCGCCTGAATTTCGGTGAGACGTGATATAAAAGAAGCCATCAATCACTGGATAAGAATCTCCGAGCATCATATTTTTGACAATGAGCCATTTTGTTAATTGATCTAAACAAATCATCACGAATGCGATTATGTAATAGAACACACACGTTCCTCCACTTTCATACTTTGATCTTTAAGCATTTTATCAAGAAAACAGGGAGGAGTAAAGAAACTTTAGTTGACAGACAAAAACCTCCCTACATGTGGAAGGCTTCAAAATGAGAATCATCTGATTCATGAGGATAAGGAGTGAATGCTTTTTTCTCGTATTGCTTATGATATAAAAAGTCGTCAACTGTGCGGGCGGTAGGAAGAATACTCATTTGTTCAAGCGGAATGACATCACCTGTTGCCTCACAAATACCATAGGTTCCTTGCTCCATTTTTGCAATAGCGAGAGACACATCTTGAAGTTCTTCTTTGATGTGGTAAAGAAGCGTGGCCGTTTGGACCTCGTTCATTGAGACATGCTCAGCGGGTGAACGAAATGATGTGTATTCAAAAAGTTTAGCTTGCAGCTCTTCTTTCATTTGAAGGAGTTCCGTGTAAATCGTCTCTAGGTCGCCAATCATGTCGCTATTTCAACTCCTGCCCTGTCGTGATAATCATATTGTTGCCCTGGCTGTCCACTTTAAAGCCATAAGATTTTTCCTTTCGTTCTAAACGCTGTCATTTTCGCAAAAAAGAAAACGCCCCGCATATGGCGGGGCGCTAGTTGGTCTTATCACACTGTTAATTCTGGTAATATTTTTCCACGATTTCAGCATTTTTCAGTGACAATGTTGGGTATTTCGGATTTGCACCAACATCTTTAGAAATAATACGAGAACGTTCGCATAGTTCTCCTTCTGCTTTTTGAACCACAATTCTTCCTGAAGTGTATTCAGGTGCGGATGTGTCAGCATTTTGCGCATCTTCTACCGTTAATTCAGAGATGATAAAGAGCTGTTTCACATCTTCTTTAATGGATGCAAGAAGGTTTTTCACTTCTTCTGTCGCATAAAGGGTCACACTTGCTTCAAGAGAACGTCCGATCACTTTCTCATTACGCGCAATTTCGAGCGCTTTTAGCACATCGTCACGCACTTCCATAAAGCGGTCAAACTTCGCTTCTGTTGCTTCTGCTTGAGAAACAGCCACACCTTTTGGCATATCTGTTAATTGAACACTTGGCTCTTCAACAAAGCTTAAGTGGCTCCATAATTCATCTGCTGTATGCGGAAGAATTGGTGCAGTCAGCTTCACTAACGCCATCAATGTTTCGTAGAAGACCGTCTGCATGCTGCGGCGGTCTGGATGATCCGCATGCTCAATGTACACGACATCCTTTGCAAAGTCGAGATAGAAAGAACTTAGCTCAATTGTACAGAAATTGTGAATCGCATGATACACGACCGCAAATTCGTAATCATCATATGCCTTTTTCACTTTCTCAATCAATTTGTTTAATTTGATCAAGATATATTGATCCACTTCGCGAAGCTCTTCTACAGGCACCGCATTGACTGCTGGATCAAAGTCAAATAGGTTACCGTGCAGGAAGCGGAACGTGTTACGGATTTTACGATAGACTTCTGCTACTTGTTTTAAGATATCATCAGACACCGGGTGATCGGCTTGATAGTTGACAGAAGATACCCAAAGTCTTAGAATCTCCGCCCCAAGCTGCTTCGCTACCTTTGTTGGGTCAATTGTATTGCCTAATGATTTACTCATCTTGCGTCCTTCTTTATCAAGCGTAAAGCCGTGGCTCAGAACACCTTTATACGGTGCTTTTCCAGTGACCGCAACTGCTGTTGATAAGGAAGAGTTAAACCAGCCGCGATATTGGTCAGAGCCTTCAAGGTAAAGGTCTGCCGGACGAACAAGGTCATCTCTTTCTTCTAAAACGGCTTGGTGAGAAGAACCGGAATCAAACCATACATCCATGATGTCCTGCTCTTTTGTGAATTCACCGTTCGGACTGCCTGGATGTGTAAAGCCTTCTGGCAATAGTTCTTTCGCTTCTTTTTCAAACCAAATATTCGAGCCATGTTCTCTAAATAATTGAGAGACATGCTGAATGGTTTCGTCCGTGATGATTGGCTCCCCATTTTCAGCATAAAAGACCGGAATTGGAACGCCCCAGACACGCTGTCTTGAAATACACCAGTCGCCTCTGTCACGCACCATATTGAAAAGGCGTGTCTCGCCCCATGCTGGCACCCATTTCGTTTCTTTAATATTGTCTAGAAGCGCTTCTCTGAAGTCTTTAATCGACGCAAACCACTGAGCGGTTGCACGATAAATCGTTGGCTTTTTCGTTCTCCAATCATGCGGGTAAGAGTGCGTGATAAAGTCGAGCTTTTTCAGCGCGCCTTTTGCTTCAAGCTGTTCTGTGATAGCTTTATTCGCATCTTCGTAGAATAGTCCTTCAAAACCAGGCGCTTCTTCTGTCATGACACCTTTTTCGTCTACTGGACATAGTACGTCTAGACCGTACTTCATGCTGACAATAAAGTCATCCTCCCCGTGACCTGGCGCTGTATGAACACAGCCTGTACCTGCATCTGTTGTCACGTGATCACCAAGCATCACAAGTGAATCTCTACCATAAATCGGATGCTCTGCAACGACGTTGTCTAATTCTTTTCCTTTTAATGTTTTCACAACTTCATACTCTTCAAAACCAAGCGTTTTTGCCACTTGTTCAACGAGTTCAGATGCAACAACATATCGCTCAGCACCCACTTGAAGAACGCTGTACTCTAGGTTGGGATGAACACAAATACCAAGGTTTGCAGGAAGTGTCCAAGGTGTTGTTGTCCAGATGATGAATTGTTCGTCGTTTTCAAGTACGCCTTTTCCATCTTTCACTTTAAATGAAACGTAAATGGATGGTGAACGTTTGTCTTTATATTCAATTTCCGCTTCAGCAAGAGCTGACTCACTTGAAGGAGACCAGTTAACTGGTTTTAATCCTTTGTAAATATAGCCTCTCTTCGCCATTTCACCGAAGACAAGAATTTGCTGCGCTTCGTACTCAGGCTTTAGCGTGACATATGGATTGTCCCAGTCTGCTCTGACGCCTAATCGCTTAAACTGATTGCGCTGTCCTTCGATTTGCTTCCAAGCATACTCTTCGCATAGTTTGCGGAATTCAGCTGTAGACATTTCTTTGCGTTTGACTTTTTTATTTTTTGTGAGTGCTGTTTCAATTGGTAAGCCATGTGTATCCCAGCCCGGTACGTACGGTGCGTGGAACCCATTCATTGATTTAAAACGGACAATAAAATCTTTTAGAATTTTATTGAGGGCGTGCCCCATATGAATGTCACCATTCGCATATGGAGGTCCATCATGCAAAATAAAGGTCGGGCGTCCTTTTGTCCGCTCTAAAACCATTTGATAGATGTCTTTTTCTGCCCACTCCTCTTGGATTTCAGGCTCTTTGTTCGGCAAGTTCCCTCTCATAGGGAATTCTGTTTTCGGCATTAATAAGGTGTCTTTGTAGTTCATACCCATTCCTCCATATGCAAATTCTGATTAAAAAACAATAAAAAAAGCCCTCTCATCCCATAAGGGACGAGAAGGCTTGTCTCGCGGTACCACCCTTTTAGACAAGCGCTATTGCCGCTTATCCACTCTAAAATCGTAACGTGATCAGACGCCTTTTCTTACTGATCATTTCAGAAAAGGAACTAAAGGGGTGATCTCATTGCAGCATCTCGTAATGTCAGGCTTCCACCACCCCTGATTCGCTTTATTACGTATATGACAACTGCGAGTGTCCCTTTCAAACGTTTATCTCTTGTTAATTTATGATGGTATTATATGCAACATGAGCGTGTCATGTCAAGATGATGCGCTTATTCTTTTTCGTCAAAGACAGCGTCAACTTCATATTCCAGTAAATGATCCCAATCGTCATTTTTTAGAAGATCAAGCTGAGCTTCGATGAGCATTTGGAAGCGAGTTCTAAAGACTTTTGACTGCTTCTTAAGCTCTTCGATTTCCATCGCAATCTTTCTTGATTTAGATAGCGCTTCGTTGATAATACGATCTGCATTTTTCTCTGCTTCACGAATGATCAATTTCGCTTCTTTATCAGAATGACGTTTGACGTCTTCTGCTGCTTCCTGCGCCACAAGAATTGATTTGTTTAACGTTTCTTCAATTGTTGCAAAATGACCTAGTCTTTCGTCAAGCTCGTTTACTTTTTCTTCGAGTTCATTCTTTTTGCGAAGCACGATTTCGTAATCTTTACGTACTTGGCTTAAAAACTCATTTACTTCATCTTCGTCATAGCCGCGAAAGCTTTTTGTGAACGTTTTATTATGAATATCATTAGGTGTTAATGGCAACCTCGCCACCTCCAGATTCAAGTTCGTTATGTCAGAAGCTCAAATGTTACTTTAAATTTATCTTTTTTGGTCTTCCCATCAATTGTTTTGAGGCTAAAGCGGCCAAATCCCCTGACAGAGAGCTGATCGCCTTCTCCAATTGTAAAGGAAGGGTCCTCAGTGACTTTCCAGTTAACTTTAACAAGCCCATTTTTGACAAAAAGTTGTGCCTTTTGCCGAGATTGACGGCTGATTGCAGCACATACCGCATCAAGCCGTAGTGAAGAAATCGTATCTTCTTTGATGTCAGTCTTACTGGTAACCGGCTTTAAATCTGCCTGCGTGATTTCCTCTAATGATACGGAGGCTCTGCCGACATGCGTCAGCTGCGCCCGTACAAAATCAGCAACATCACTCGTACAAATAAACTGCACATCTTCCTCTGAAAATAACAGATCTCCAAATTTTTGACGCTTCAAGCCTGTCCCAATCAGTGAACCAAGGAGCTTCGGATGTTCTAGCGAAATAAACTTTTTCGCATAGTTCACTTGAAAATAAGACAGCTCAGCATCCTGAGTAGCCGGTTCTAAATATTCAGGATAAATGAGCGCTCTTTTCCGCTCCGCGCCTTCATACCCGCCAAAAAACATGATTCCAAGCTCATCAGCATGCTGGATGACGGACTGGGTAATAAACTGCTCCCGCGGATCAAGAAAGTCTGTTAATTTCATTCGATATTGGTCAAGTGCGATTTTTTTCCAGCCTAACACTTGGTCAACAAATGGCTGTTCGTCTTTTCTAAAATGTTGATAAATATCGCTCATTTTGTTCCCCTCTTATGTAAAAGAGCCTGGCAGTGCCAAGCCCGGCAGCCTGTCTACATGAAGCGTGCAATCATATTGTAAAGACCAGTTAGTCCGTATAATGATGCAAAACGAATCACAAGCAATGCCACAATTGGCGAAATGTCAATCATGCCAATTGGCGGAATAATTTTACGAAATGGTTCTAAATACGGTTCACAAATATTTGTCAGAAAGCGCCCAATTGCTGTTTCTCTTGCAGATGGCACCCATGACATGAAGATGTAAATAATAATCGCGAACGAGTAAATCGTTAATACAGTTTGCAAAAACTGGAAAATGTAATATAGAATCACTATGATTTACCACCTCTGAGGTTCTTCCTCTGTCAGAAGTTCTGATATTGTGCCAGATACATCCACATTATCAGGTGTGCAGAGGAATATATTCGAGCCAATGCGCTGGATGTCTCCACCGATTGCATAAACAGTTCCGCTTAAGAAGTCGATGATTCGCTTTGCTTGATCGTGCTGAATGCGCTGCAAATTGACGACGACTGCACGTCTGTTTTTAATATGGTCTGCAATCTCCTGCGCTTCTGCATAAACACGCGGCTCACTTAACACCACTTTAGAGGATTTCTGCACGCTTTGCAAGCTGACGACATTTTGTTTTCCTGTCTGCGGACGCTCTTGAAATGCCGCTTTGTCCTTCGTTCCTTTTTCTTCTTGGACTGGTTCTCTTTCTTCATCAATATATTCGTACTCATACTCTTCATCGTCGAGAGTGAAAAAGCTTTTAAACTTATTTTTTATACTCATGTCACGCACCTCCTGTTTCATTTCCAACAAGTGAAGAGCCAATCCGAACGAATGTCGCACCTTCTTCAATTGCGATTTCAAAATCATTTGACATGCCCATCGATAAATGCTGACAAGGTGCATTTACTTGGTTAAGATGTTTTACTTCTTCTTGAAGGTTTTTTAATGTTTTAAAGCAGTTTCGTATCACAGTGTGATCATCTGTAAATGGAGCCATTGTCATCAGTCCAGCAATTTCAATCTTTTTGAAATCAGCGAGCTGCTTCACAAATGGAATCACGTCTTCACTTTGCAGGCCGTGCTTTGACTCCTCCAGCGATGTATTCACTTGTACAAAACAGCGAACCGTGTGATCCGCTCTTTTTTCAATTTCATTCGCAAGTGAGATCCTATCGAGCGAATGTAAGTAGTCAATGGTCTGAATGACAGATTTTACTTTTCGTGTTTGTAGACTACCGATGAAGTGCCAGCTAATGCTTTCATCGGTTATAGATGCTTGTTTTTCAAGTAACCCTTGGTCACGATTTTCACCAAAATGCAAGATTCCTGCTTCTTTGGCTTCTTGTGCTCGTTCAATTGAGACATATTTTGTGACAGCGACGACGGATACATCGTCTGGGTTTCGACCGGCTCTTTTACATGCTTCTTTTATTTGTTCATTTATTTGTCTGAGATTCTCTCGTACATTCAATTGCTCTTATGCCTCCTTAAACCCGACAAAAGACATCATACGTCCTGTTTTTCCTTGATCACGCCGATGTGAGAAGAATAGCTGATCATTGCAGCTTGTGCACATCGAACTGACATGTATGTTTTCTTCTTTCATCCCTGCATGAAGCAATACGTTTTTGTTTAATGTTTTTAAGTCTAATTTATATTGTCCTTGTGATATCACGGAATACACATCCTCTGTAGAAAAGGGAAGCTGTTTCACTTGATTTAAGACTACATCATCCACTATGTAGCAGCAATTGCCAATGGATGGTCCAATGACGACTTGTATTTGATCGGTCTTAGCACCTTCTTGGTTGACCCATAGATCTACCATCTTTGCACCAATTTGCTTGACGGTTCCTTTCCATCCGGCATGGGCTGTTCCGATGAGGCCATGTTGCGGAGCTAGAAAATAAAGCGGAACACAATCGGCGAAACAAAGAGCGAGCATGATGTTCGGTTCAGACGTATATAATCCGTCAGTTCCAGGCAGTGCCTCATGATAATGAAGACTTCCTCTTCCTCTTTGCTCCTTGGTGACTTTCTTGATGCGGTCCTCGTGTGTTTGGTCTGCAAACACCCAATCAGAGAGCGGCACAGCAGTAGCATCTGCTATGACTTGACGATTCATTTGGACACTAGAAGCATCATCTCCTACATGGAGTCCAGTGTTCAATGATTGATATGGAGAAAGGCTGAAGCCGCCATTTTTTGTCGTAAATCCGGCCAATACCTCTTTACCAGAACATGTCATGTTCGTCCAATCATGAATCATCATTGCATCAGGTGATTTCTGCTGAAAGGGGTCATAATTGTGTGTCAAAGCTGCCTCCCACCTTTCATTCATCTCTCTTTATATCGCTCCTATTTTACCACAAGACATGCGTAGACAGTTAGTGGGATTCATTAAATATTACACTCAAATGTGCCCTTTCTACAGGTTTTTTTGCAAATTGATATGAAAACGTAATCTTTTTACCCGAAAAAGACATTGTTTGCTGAGAATGGAGAGCTTTTGTTAAGGATTATTAAATGATTCATTGAGGAGTTATACGAATTTTAAGAAGATAATCGGACAAGTATCACATCTTCGCCAATTTTTACTATATTTCGCCACGGCACAATCATTTCCTCTTCTTTTCCGAAAAATCCCATCATTTTACCTGTTCCGCCGATAATGATTGCTTGTATTTTACCGCTCGTCACATTGATATCAATGTCCCCAATGGTGCCTAGTTTTTTTCCGCTTGACACATCGACAACATCCTTGATTTGGAATTCAGAAATACTGATCATCTGTCCTTCCCCGCCTTTCGTTTTCTACTATAATATGTATGATGGAAAAGCAGGGACGCAGACCAATAGTTTCTTTTATCTACAATTTACTTAAGTGAGGACGGCCATTTCTCCACATCACATCTACCGCACATTCAAAGAAGGAAGAAAGCAAATCGCTTGTCATCATCTCTTTTGTTTTCCCTTGATCAAAAACAGATCCATTTTTTAATAATAAAGTGTGCTGAAAAACAGGCAAAATCTCTTCTGCATGATGGGTCGTGTAAAGCATCGTAGGCGCATCAGGCTTTGATGCAATGAATGAGATGGTCTCTAGCACCTGTTCTCTTGCTAAAAAATCAAGACCCGTCACAGGCTCATCTAAAATCAGGAGCTTAGGATCATTCATTAAAGCCCTCGCAATCAGGACTTTCTGCTTTTCTCCTTGTGAGAGTGTTTCATATGGCCGGTTCGCATATTTGAACGAACCAAATGCTTTTAATAGATCAATGGCTTTTTCTCTTATCTCATCTGTCGGGGTTTCGTAGAGTCCAATGGAGGCAAATGCCCCGCTGAGCACAATTTCAAATGCATTGTCGTCTCTGTGCAGTTTCTTTTCAAGTCCTGCAGAAATGAGCCCAATTTTCTTCCTGAGCTTTTCGCCAAGAGCCTCCTTGCCAAAGACATGCTCCAGCACGGTCATCTCACCTGATGTAGGGAAATAATATGAACAGAGCATATTTAATAAAGCGGTTTTCCCCGCACCATTTAAACCGTAAAGCACCCAGTGCTCCTCTTTGTTCACCTGCCAGTCAACAGACTGAAGCAACCATTTTCCATTTCGTTTTAAAGAAACATTCTTTAATTCAAGTGACACCATCATTTCCTCCTGATTAAAAATTCTGAATAAACAAATAATGAATGTTTACAGCATACCGCAATTGATCTTTCTGGTAAACCTCATATAAAAAAGCTGCTCCTTTTGAGGAACAGCTTTTCTTTATCGTTACGAAATTTCAATTCGTACGCCTTCTTTTATATCAGGAAACGTGTGCGGAGATGCAAAGACAGCTCCCGGTAATACATCATCAAACGGCTCTTGGAAGTAGATCGAAATATGGCCGAGTTCTTTAAAATTGTCATTTGCTTTATTGCCGAGAGCTGTAATCGTGTACGTTTGATCGCCCACTTGAATGGTACCGCCCAATTTCAACGGCTCTTCTTCTAAGTGTTCGAACTCGTGAATGACGGACATATCTCTTAATTCCTGCGGCGCTGCGGGTCCAAATAAAACAATCAGCTTATCTTCTTTAAATTGCGGGACTAATATCCCGATTTCTTTTACGACAGATTGTGTAACCATGTATCTCGATTCCTCCTTTAATACGTTTAATACATACCGAAGCTGGCAGCGTATGCGATCACAACAGATAGAACCCCTGTAATGAGACGGCTATACAAAACAGCTGGTACTCCATATTGTACCGTTTCCGGCTTCGCTTCACCAAGTGATAGCCCAACTGGAATGAAATCACACCCTACTTGACCGTTGATGGCAAATAGTGCAGGAAGTGCAAATTGAGGCGGAATATTCCCTAGTGCAATTTGACTACCAATGAGAACACCGATGACTTGTGCAATGACTGCACCAGGTCCTAAGACAGGTGATAGGAATGGCAATGTACAGACCACAACGAGTAGTAAGAGTCCCCATATAGATCCTGCCAGTGGTGATAGAAAATGGGCAATCAAGTCACCAATTTTTGTATAATTGATAATTCCAATTAACATACTGACAAATGCCATGAATGGAATAATGTTTTTCAAAAGCATATCAACGGAATCACGACCAGCCTGATAGAACGTACCGGTAACTTTGCCAATTCCTCTTGAGAACCTCATCAAGAAATTCCCTTTTTCCTGACGCTCGAGATTTTCTTCTTTCAGTTTTGAATAGGTTTCTTTGAAATTCTCTTTGTCAATCGGCTCACTGTTATCCTGACCTTCTACTTTTGCCTCACCACTTGATGCATCCGCAAAGGAAATATCTTTTTCTGTGACGCCTGATACGAAGATATCCTCTGTAATATGTTTTGCAAGCGGTCCAGAAGGAGAGGATGCCAAAACGTCTACAGTTGGAATGCGCTTCATTGGATACAGTCCGATTCGCGCAGTTCCTCCGCAGTCAATGACAACACACATCATTTCATCTTCTGGTATCGAGTTTTTAAAGCCATCACATGCTTCTGTCCCTGTCATTTCTGCAATTTTACGTGCAACTGGGTGAATGCCTCCCCCTGTAATGGAAACAACCTTTCTTCTTTTACCGGTTGGTTCAAGCTCCAAGCCTTGGCCCCATCCGCCAGCACCTTTTGCTACAAATACTTTGTGGTTTGTCATGTCTAACCCTCCCCTATTGTGAATTCGCTTTCATTTTTCCTGCTAAGTACTTTGTAATCCATTCAGTAATAATACCGCGAAGTAAAATGACGACGATCCCGACTAAGAAGTACCGAACAGCAAGCTCTGACATTGAGTACCCTGCTTCTTTAATCCCGTTCGCAATCCCTAAGTAGACAAACAGTTCTCCTGCGTTGGCATATGGGAACAGTGATGTCACCGGATGAACAAATGAAACAGCTGAATCATAGAATGCTGGTTTTTGTTTTTCCGGTAAGAATCGGCCAAACGTATAAGCCATTGGGTTTGTCAAAATAAGTACGGATAAGATCGGCATTAACGTGTAGCGTAAAATGGTATATTTCGCAGCAAACTGAATTGCTCTATTCACTCGCTCTTCTCCAATAAACTTCATGACAGCATAAGTGAAAGTAAGTAACACAACAAGCGTTGGAACGATACCTGTAACAAGACCCATGAATTGCTTTCCGCCGGCTTCAAACATTCCGATAAAGTGCTCTCCAAACCATTGAATCCATTCCATGTTTCATCTCCCCTTTCTTTAGTTCACATTTGTTATATTTTTTTTCGAAATCGAGACAAGTGCCTGTTCAGCTGCCATGGAAAGTGCGTGCATGACAGCTGGCCCCTTTTTGCGTTTTTTCAACGTCTGCTTCATCATATGGTGCTCGTCTAACACAGCCCCTACATGCTTTCCTTCATATGAAGGGACTTCTTTAAACTTAGATAAGATCGACACACCGCCAAGCACATGGCATTTTTGAATGATATACGATTCATCCACAATGATGAGCGCAATGGCACCAGGGCCAACTTTGCGCCGCTCCATTCCTGAAAATAAGTGGTAACCTTGCTTCCCTCTGTAATCATCAATAAGTGAATCCATGCTCTTGCGGTAGTACTTGATTTGAATAAAAGATAACCCGTACTGCACAATGAGAATGATACAAAGTACGATCGCTAATTTTTCCACAGCTTCACGCCCTTATGATTGAAATAAGTGATCTTGTAATGAACGCAGCTTCCAGACCGTTGTGTTTGAATCAAGCTCTACATCATCGTGAGTGAGGAATTGTCCTAATTTGATGTCTTTTTTCGCTACGACTTTTCCGCTAATTAAGCCAATTGGAATGTGGCCGTTCGTTTTCATGTCTTGATGTGTTTCAAGAACACCTCTTACGGAGTATCCGCCAATTCCGTCAAGTGATTCTCCAGCTTTGATATCTCTTTTCGCCACAGCGACTGTTTCTGATACTGGTACACCAATTGGGTGAATAGATGAATCATGTTGTAAGACCGCTTTTGCGATGGTAACAGGTGTTTCAAGACTCGCTAAGTGGAAAGGACGGTAAAGTGTGTAGTGTGGGCCTTTTCCAACTTTTAAGTAACGCAGCTCTTCATCTACTGGCTCAAGATCACTCTTCACGATGACAAATACACCTGGTGCAAGTCCATTGACATATTCAACGACTCCGAAGTTATCGAGCACGCCGCCTTGCTGTTTTTGATTCAATTTATCTGCAACATTTTCTAAATTCGCTTCGACTCCATGCATACCGACTTTATCTGGTAGAAGCCCTGTTGCGTTACTTAATAAGTTCATTTCCGCCATTGTTTTTGTTCCGTCTTGGAATGCAGCTAGCATATGTGCACTCATATGTTTACTATCTGCTTCTGCTTTACACGTATCTGGATTTG harbors:
- the ileS gene encoding isoleucine--tRNA ligase — protein: MNYKDTLLMPKTEFPMRGNLPNKEPEIQEEWAEKDIYQMVLERTKGRPTFILHDGPPYANGDIHMGHALNKILKDFIVRFKSMNGFHAPYVPGWDTHGLPIETALTKNKKVKRKEMSTAEFRKLCEEYAWKQIEGQRNQFKRLGVRADWDNPYVTLKPEYEAQQILVFGEMAKRGYIYKGLKPVNWSPSSESALAEAEIEYKDKRSPSIYVSFKVKDGKGVLENDEQFIIWTTTPWTLPANLGICVHPNLEYSVLQVGAERYVVASELVEQVAKTLGFEEYEVVKTLKGKELDNVVAEHPIYGRDSLVMLGDHVTTDAGTGCVHTAPGHGEDDFIVSMKYGLDVLCPVDEKGVMTEEAPGFEGLFYEDANKAITEQLEAKGALKKLDFITHSYPHDWRTKKPTIYRATAQWFASIKDFREALLDNIKETKWVPAWGETRLFNMVRDRGDWCISRQRVWGVPIPVFYAENGEPIITDETIQHVSQLFREHGSNIWFEKEAKELLPEGFTHPGSPNGEFTKEQDIMDVWFDSGSSHQAVLEERDDLVRPADLYLEGSDQYRGWFNSSLSTAVAVTGKAPYKGVLSHGFTLDKEGRKMSKSLGNTIDPTKVAKQLGAEILRLWVSSVNYQADHPVSDDILKQVAEVYRKIRNTFRFLHGNLFDFDPAVNAVPVEELREVDQYILIKLNKLIEKVKKAYDDYEFAVVYHAIHNFCTIELSSFYLDFAKDVVYIEHADHPDRRSMQTVFYETLMALVKLTAPILPHTADELWSHLSFVEEPSVQLTDMPKGVAVSQAEATEAKFDRFMEVRDDVLKALEIARNEKVIGRSLEASVTLYATEEVKNLLASIKEDVKQLFIISELTVEDAQNADTSAPEYTSGRIVVQKAEGELCERSRIISKDVGANPKYPTLSLKNAEIVEKYYQN
- a CDS encoding RluA family pseudouridine synthase; protein product: MNQVNIAVSEEQTSERLDKFLSTTEPEWSRTQVQQWVKDGLIEVNGKQVKANYKVQAGDQIKVEIPEPEALDVEAEAMDLDIYYEDADVLVVNKPRGMVVHPAPGHVSGTLVNGLMAHCTDLSGINGVMRPGIVHRIDKDTSGLLMVAKNDMAHESLVNQLVAKTVTRKYTAVVHGIIQHDTGTIDAPIGRDKKDRQSMTVTKESSKQAVTHFDVIERFEDFTLVECRLETGRTHQIRVHMKYIGYPLAGDPKYGPRKTVDFNGQLLHAGVLGFDHPRTGEYIEFTAPVPADMRGFIDSLRNND
- a CDS encoding YggT family protein; the encoded protein is MILYYIFQFLQTVLTIYSFAIIIYIFMSWVPSARETAIGRFLTNICEPYLEPFRKIIPPIGMIDISPIVALLVIRFASLYGLTGLYNMIARFM
- a CDS encoding DivIVA domain-containing protein, whose amino-acid sequence is MPLTPNDIHNKTFTKSFRGYDEDEVNEFLSQVRKDYEIVLRKKNELEEKVNELDERLGHFATIEETLNKSILVAQEAAEDVKRHSDKEAKLIIREAEKNADRIINEALSKSRKIAMEIEELKKQSKVFRTRFQMLIEAQLDLLKNDDWDHLLEYEVDAVFDEKE
- the lspA gene encoding signal peptidase II, which codes for MFYYIIAFVMICLDQLTKWLIVKNMMLGDSYPVIDGFFYITSHRNSGAAWGILQGQMWFFYVITLVVIAGIVYYLQKHGQKDKLLGVALALMLGGAIGNFIDRVFRQEVVDFAHFVFGNYHYPIFNIADSSLCVGVILLFIQMLLDGKKTKESTT
- a CDS encoding RNA-binding protein; protein product: MSDIYQHFRKDEQPFVDQVLGWKKIALDQYRMKLTDFLDPREQFITQSVIQHADELGIMFFGGYEGAERKRALIYPEYLEPATQDAELSYFQVNYAKKFISLEHPKLLGSLIGTGLKRQKFGDLLFSEEDVQFICTSDVADFVRAQLTHVGRASVSLEEITQADLKPVTSKTDIKEDTISSLRLDAVCAAISRQSRQKAQLFVKNGLVKVNWKVTEDPSFTIGEGDQLSVRGFGRFSLKTIDGKTKKDKFKVTFELLT
- the sepF gene encoding cell division protein SepF, with the translated sequence MSIKNKFKSFFTLDDEEYEYEYIDEEREPVQEEKGTKDKAAFQERPQTGKQNVVSLQSVQKSSKVVLSEPRVYAEAQEIADHIKNRRAVVVNLQRIQHDQAKRIIDFLSGTVYAIGGDIQRIGSNIFLCTPDNVDVSGTISELLTEEEPQRW
- a CDS encoding TraR/DksA family transcriptional regulator, which gives rise to MIGDLETIYTELLQMKEELQAKLFEYTSFRSPAEHVSMNEVQTATLLYHIKEELQDVSLAIAKMEQGTYGICEATGDVIPLEQMSILPTARTVDDFLYHKQYEKKAFTPYPHESDDSHFEAFHM